Proteins from a genomic interval of Anas platyrhynchos isolate ZD024472 breed Pekin duck chromosome 4, IASCAAS_PekinDuck_T2T, whole genome shotgun sequence:
- the LOC119716704 gene encoding centromere-associated protein E-like isoform X2, with protein sequence MADEGAVTVCVRLRPLLARESALGDEAAPHWRSEGNTVSEVSGARAFSYDRVFHSSDNTQQLYEGVAVPIIQSAVQGYNGTIFAYGQTSSGKTYTMMGNEDCVGVIPKAIQHVFKLICEVSD encoded by the exons ATGGCTGACGAAGGGGCCGTTACCGTCTGCGTGCGGCTGCGGCCGCTCCTCGCCAG GGAGAGCGCTCTGGGGGACGAGGCGGCGCCTCACTGGAGGAGCGAGGGGAACACGGTCTCAGAAGTGAGCGGTGCCCGAGCCTTCAGCTACG atcgtGTCTTTCACTCAAGTGACAACACACAGCAATTATACGAAGGTGTAGCTGTTCCAATTATACAATCAGCCGTGCAAGGATACAACG GCACAATCTTTGCTTATGGACAGACCTCCTCAGGGAAGACGTACACCATGATGGGGAACGAAGATTGTGTAGGCGTTATTCCTAAGGCAATCCAACATGTCTTCAAACTTATTTGTGAG GTCTCCGactga
- the LOC119716704 gene encoding centromere-associated protein E-like isoform X1 — protein sequence MADEGAVTVCVRLRPLLARESALGDEAAPHWRSEGNTVSEVSGARAFSYDRVFHSSDNTQQLYEGVAVPIIQSAVQGYNGTIFAYGQTSSGKTYTMMGNEDCVGVIPKAIQHVFKLICEFHKLP from the exons ATGGCTGACGAAGGGGCCGTTACCGTCTGCGTGCGGCTGCGGCCGCTCCTCGCCAG GGAGAGCGCTCTGGGGGACGAGGCGGCGCCTCACTGGAGGAGCGAGGGGAACACGGTCTCAGAAGTGAGCGGTGCCCGAGCCTTCAGCTACG atcgtGTCTTTCACTCAAGTGACAACACACAGCAATTATACGAAGGTGTAGCTGTTCCAATTATACAATCAGCCGTGCAAGGATACAACG GCACAATCTTTGCTTATGGACAGACCTCCTCAGGGAAGACGTACACCATGATGGGGAACGAAGATTGTGTAGGCGTTATTCCTAAGGCAATCCAACATGTCTTCAAACTTATTTGTGAG TTTCATAAATTACCGTGA